One part of the Alistipes onderdonkii genome encodes these proteins:
- a CDS encoding glycoside hydrolase family 3 C-terminal domain-containing protein: MKAKTYVKGVAALCALAAVACTGVQQSRGDVAVYLDESQPLEKRVEDALSRMTLEEKVGLLHAQSKFSSAGVPRLGIPEVWCTDGPHGIRPEVLWDEWDQAGWTNDSCTAFPALTCLAATWNPEMSALYGKSIGEEARYRDKDVLLGPGVNIYRTPLNGRNFEYMGEDPFLSARMVVPYVQGVQQNGVAACVKHFAVNNQELRRHEVDVVVDDRALHEIYLPAFKAAVQEGGAWAIMGAYNKYKGEHCCHNQYLLNDILKRDWAFDGVVISDWGGVHDTREAIFKGLDMEFGTWTDGLNWGATNAYGNYYLANPYLELLRRGEVGTGELDDKARRVLRLIFRTAMNSRKPFGSLCSPEHNAAARRIAGEGMVLLKNDGGVLPVDLSKTKKLLVVGENAVKMMTVGGGSSSLKVKHECTPLEGIRAAVGDKAEVLYERGYVGDVTGDYNGVVTGQDLSEGRSGAQLLADAIAAARKVDAVVFIGGLNKGDHQDSEGADRLQLGLPYGQDAVIGALAEANPNLAVAIVSGNAVAMPWIDRVPAVLEAWYSGSEAGNALAAVLFGAVNPSGKLPFTFPVRLEDCSAHSAGEYPGDGQVVYRDGIFVGYRWIEKERIEPLFAFGHGLSYTTFDIANVQADRTSLATTGRLRVSADVTNTGGRAGAEVVQLYIGDKLSSLPRPVKELKGFEKVHLAPGQSRTVTFEIDPGMLACYDDAKGAWVAEPGEFTAYVGAASDDIRGTVDFVLK; encoded by the coding sequence ATGAAAGCCAAAACTTATGTAAAGGGCGTTGCCGCATTGTGCGCCCTCGCGGCGGTCGCCTGCACGGGCGTCCAGCAATCCCGGGGCGATGTGGCCGTCTATCTGGACGAGTCGCAGCCGCTTGAAAAGCGTGTCGAGGACGCTCTTTCGCGGATGACGCTCGAAGAGAAGGTCGGGTTGCTGCATGCGCAGTCTAAATTCTCGTCGGCGGGCGTCCCGCGGCTGGGCATCCCCGAAGTGTGGTGCACCGACGGCCCGCACGGCATCCGCCCCGAGGTCTTGTGGGACGAGTGGGATCAGGCCGGCTGGACGAACGACTCGTGCACGGCATTCCCCGCGCTGACGTGCCTCGCCGCGACGTGGAACCCCGAAATGTCGGCCCTCTACGGCAAATCCATCGGCGAGGAGGCGCGTTACCGGGATAAGGACGTGCTGCTGGGCCCCGGGGTCAATATCTACCGTACGCCCCTGAACGGGCGCAACTTCGAGTATATGGGCGAAGACCCCTTCCTGTCGGCCCGCATGGTCGTGCCTTACGTGCAGGGGGTACAGCAGAACGGGGTTGCCGCCTGCGTGAAGCACTTTGCCGTGAACAACCAGGAGCTGCGGCGCCATGAGGTCGACGTGGTGGTCGACGACCGTGCCCTGCACGAGATCTACCTCCCGGCCTTCAAGGCTGCGGTGCAAGAGGGCGGTGCCTGGGCCATCATGGGCGCCTACAATAAATACAAGGGCGAGCATTGCTGCCACAACCAATACCTGCTGAACGACATCCTCAAGCGCGACTGGGCGTTCGACGGCGTGGTCATCTCCGACTGGGGCGGCGTGCACGATACGCGCGAGGCCATCTTCAAGGGGCTCGACATGGAGTTCGGCACATGGACGGACGGCCTGAACTGGGGCGCGACCAATGCCTACGGCAATTACTACCTGGCGAATCCCTACCTCGAACTGCTCCGCAGGGGCGAGGTGGGTACTGGGGAGCTCGACGACAAGGCCCGCCGCGTGCTGCGCCTGATCTTCCGCACGGCGATGAACAGCCGCAAACCCTTCGGGTCGCTCTGCTCGCCGGAGCATAATGCCGCCGCACGCCGCATCGCGGGCGAGGGTATGGTGCTGCTCAAGAACGACGGCGGGGTGCTGCCGGTCGACCTTTCGAAAACGAAGAAACTGCTTGTCGTGGGCGAGAACGCCGTGAAGATGATGACCGTCGGCGGCGGTTCCTCGTCGCTTAAGGTGAAACACGAGTGTACCCCCCTGGAGGGCATCCGTGCGGCCGTCGGCGACAAGGCCGAGGTGCTCTACGAGCGCGGTTACGTCGGCGACGTGACGGGCGACTACAACGGGGTTGTGACCGGACAGGATCTCTCGGAAGGACGCTCCGGGGCTCAGCTCCTCGCCGATGCCATCGCCGCAGCCCGCAAGGTGGATGCCGTGGTGTTTATCGGCGGCCTGAACAAGGGCGACCATCAGGATTCCGAAGGCGCCGACCGTTTGCAACTCGGGCTGCCTTACGGACAGGATGCCGTGATCGGGGCTTTGGCCGAAGCCAACCCCAACCTGGCCGTGGCGATCGTCTCGGGCAATGCCGTGGCGATGCCGTGGATCGACCGCGTGCCCGCCGTACTGGAGGCCTGGTATTCGGGCTCCGAGGCCGGCAATGCGCTGGCCGCCGTACTGTTCGGTGCCGTCAACCCTTCGGGTAAACTGCCCTTCACCTTCCCGGTACGTCTGGAGGATTGCAGCGCCCACTCCGCCGGGGAGTATCCCGGCGACGGGCAGGTCGTCTACCGCGACGGGATCTTCGTCGGTTACCGCTGGATCGAGAAGGAGCGGATCGAACCCCTGTTCGCCTTCGGCCACGGCCTGAGTTATACGACGTTCGACATTGCCAACGTGCAGGCGGATCGCACGTCGCTTGCAACGACGGGCAGGCTCCGGGTCTCTGCCGACGTGACCAATACGGGCGGACGTGCCGGCGCCGAGGTTGTGCAGCTTTATATCGGCGACAAACTCTCGTCGCTGCCGCGCCCCGTGAAGGAGCTCAAGGGCTTCGAAAAGGTACACCTCGCGCCCGGCCAGAGCCGAACCGTCACGTTCGAAATCGACCCCGGGATGCTCGCCTGTTACGACGATGCGAAAGGGGCCTGGGTCGCTGAACCCGGTGAATTCACCGCTTATGTCGGCGCCGCGTCGGACGACATCCGCGGAACTGTCGATTTCGTGCTGAAATAA
- a CDS encoding sigma-54 interaction domain-containing protein produces the protein MTDITTVKQRFGIIGTSELLDRALEVAVRVAPTDLTVLVTGESGVGKEFFPQVIHAYSARKHNKYIAVNCAAIPEGTIDSELFGHEKGSFTGALEARKGYFEEADGGTIFLDEVAELPHPTQARLLRVLQTGEFIRVGSSKVQKTDVRVVAATNMNLQQAIASGRFREDLYYRLSTVPITVPSLRERPQDIPLLFRKFAADVAAQYRMPAVTLDAAAREMLMHYYWRGNIRQLKNVAEQISAIEQTRLITADVLSRYLPPQDGGTPAPMGGMRADDTMSTERELLYKVLFDMRADINDLKRMMSELMHNTQAPCGPVHDVKALLPTTAQSSASAYAPAAVYAESEDVTDEPPREMTKADMQREQIIRALRRNNGRRREAAAELFMSERTLYRKIKELGIEDN, from the coding sequence ATGACGGACATCACCACAGTCAAGCAGCGCTTCGGCATCATCGGCACTTCGGAACTTTTAGACCGGGCGCTGGAGGTCGCCGTGCGTGTGGCCCCCACCGACCTGACCGTCCTTGTCACGGGCGAGAGCGGCGTGGGCAAGGAGTTCTTTCCGCAGGTCATCCACGCCTATTCGGCGCGCAAACACAATAAATATATAGCCGTCAACTGCGCGGCGATTCCCGAAGGTACCATCGACTCGGAACTCTTCGGGCATGAGAAAGGCTCCTTCACCGGGGCGCTCGAAGCCCGCAAGGGCTATTTCGAGGAGGCCGACGGGGGGACGATCTTCCTCGACGAGGTCGCCGAGTTGCCGCACCCGACCCAGGCGCGCCTGCTGCGCGTGTTGCAGACGGGCGAGTTCATCCGCGTCGGGTCGTCCAAGGTGCAGAAAACCGATGTCCGCGTCGTTGCCGCCACGAATATGAACCTCCAGCAGGCCATCGCCTCGGGGCGTTTCCGCGAGGACTTGTACTACCGCCTCAGCACGGTGCCGATCACGGTGCCTTCGCTGCGCGAGCGGCCGCAGGACATCCCGCTGCTGTTCCGCAAATTCGCCGCCGACGTGGCCGCACAGTACCGTATGCCTGCCGTGACGCTCGATGCCGCGGCGCGCGAGATGCTGATGCATTATTACTGGCGGGGCAATATCCGCCAGCTCAAAAACGTGGCCGAGCAGATCTCGGCCATCGAACAGACTCGCCTTATCACGGCCGACGTGCTGTCCCGCTATCTTCCGCCGCAGGACGGCGGGACGCCCGCACCGATGGGCGGGATGCGCGCGGACGATACGATGTCCACCGAACGCGAACTGCTCTACAAGGTGCTGTTCGACATGCGGGCCGACATCAACGACCTCAAGCGGATGATGTCCGAGTTGATGCACAACACCCAGGCACCCTGCGGGCCTGTGCACGACGTCAAGGCGCTGCTGCCGACCACGGCCCAGAGCTCCGCTTCGGCCTATGCCCCTGCGGCGGTCTATGCCGAGAGCGAGGATGTCACCGACGAGCCGCCGCGCGAGATGACCAAGGCCGACATGCAGCGCGAGCAGATCATCCGCGCCCTGCGCCGCAATAACGGGCGCCGCCGCGAGGCCGCCGCCGAATTGTTCATGTCCGAACGTACGCTCTACCGCAAGATCAAGGAGCTGGGCATCGAAGATAATTAG
- a CDS encoding OmpH family outer membrane protein, which produces MKKMLFTALVAACAMTACGTKTTETATAEEVAREVGSSDIAYVQVEAVLAQCDLFLNEGAALQEKTQKAQKSWAQKEQNLQAEAAQLQEKYQKGLITTNDAQAQQQSIEKRVASYQSSAQKEAQALDEENYVFTNRAQDLLHRAVQEINGDKKYKLIINATALIDADSTLNITPAVLAKVNELYAADKKAAKK; this is translated from the coding sequence ATGAAAAAAATGCTTTTTACGGCGCTCGTTGCGGCTTGCGCCATGACAGCCTGCGGTACGAAGACCACCGAGACGGCCACCGCCGAGGAGGTTGCCCGCGAAGTCGGATCAAGCGATATCGCTTATGTGCAGGTTGAAGCCGTGCTGGCACAATGCGACCTTTTCCTGAACGAGGGCGCAGCCCTGCAGGAAAAGACCCAGAAAGCACAGAAAAGCTGGGCCCAGAAAGAGCAGAACCTGCAGGCCGAAGCCGCCCAGCTGCAAGAAAAATACCAGAAAGGGCTGATTACCACCAACGATGCACAGGCCCAGCAGCAGAGCATCGAAAAGCGCGTGGCTTCGTACCAGAGTTCCGCACAGAAAGAAGCCCAGGCGCTCGACGAAGAGAACTACGTGTTCACCAACCGTGCGCAGGATCTGTTGCACCGCGCCGTGCAGGAGATCAACGGCGACAAGAAATACAAGCTCATCATCAACGCCACGGCACTGATCGACGCCGATTCGACGCTCAACATCACGCCCGCCGTGCTTGCGAAGGTCAACGAGCTCTACGCAGCGGACAAGAAAGCCGCCAAGAAATAA
- the lptE gene encoding LptE family protein codes for MKIKFAVTALCAALLTGCGVAIKYSLSGASIPPDARTFSVAYFPNNATMVAPILSSTLTDALVDMFTRRTRLMQVEEGGDFAFEGEIINYTSTTASVSSDDYALLNRLTITIKVRFTNALDEKQSWNRTFTAYEDYESTRLLTEVEGELIPQIVDKLVTDIFQASASNW; via the coding sequence ATGAAGATAAAATTTGCTGTCACGGCCCTCTGTGCCGCCCTGCTGACCGGGTGCGGCGTGGCCATCAAATATTCGCTCTCGGGCGCCTCGATCCCGCCCGATGCCAGGACTTTCAGCGTGGCCTATTTCCCCAACAACGCCACGATGGTTGCGCCCATCCTCAGCTCGACGCTCACCGATGCGCTCGTCGACATGTTCACCCGCCGTACCCGCCTGATGCAGGTCGAAGAGGGCGGCGACTTCGCTTTCGAGGGCGAGATCATCAACTACACTTCCACCACGGCGTCGGTGTCGAGCGACGATTACGCCCTGCTGAACCGCCTGACGATCACCATCAAGGTGCGTTTCACGAATGCCCTCGACGAGAAACAGTCCTGGAACAGGACTTTCACGGCCTACGAGGACTACGAATCCACGCGCCTGCTGACCGAAGTCGAAGGGGAGTTGATCCCGCAGATCGTCGACAAGCTGGTGACGGACATCTTCCAGGCTTCGGCTTCGAACTGGTAA
- the secG gene encoding preprotein translocase subunit SecG gives MLYTICIALILIASVLVILAVLVQNPKSGMAANFGASNQVMGVRETSDFLEKFTWTMAIAIVVLSLVATLAMDKGRVAESNSEISKDAKALQERVLETEAPATMPQAEIPAQAPAETPAEQPAE, from the coding sequence ATGTTATACACGATTTGCATTGCCTTGATACTCATTGCCAGCGTTTTGGTGATCCTTGCAGTATTGGTGCAGAACCCCAAGAGCGGCATGGCCGCCAATTTCGGCGCGTCCAACCAGGTCATGGGTGTGCGTGAAACTTCGGATTTCCTCGAGAAATTCACTTGGACGATGGCTATCGCTATCGTTGTGCTGAGCCTCGTGGCTACGCTCGCCATGGACAAGGGGCGCGTCGCAGAGAGCAACAGCGAAATTTCGAAGGACGCCAAGGCACTTCAGGAGCGTGTCCTTGAGACCGAGGCGCCCGCCACGATGCCCCAGGCCGAGATTCCGGCACAGGCTCCGGCTGAAACCCCTGCGGAGCAGCCCGCCGAATAG
- a CDS encoding GNAT family N-acetyltransferase, translated as MIFPAQTSRLLLRAWREDDFDAFAAMNADPRVMEYFPAPLTREESATFFGHIREEFQTEGFGLYAVERISDGLLLGYTGLHRVTFDGLCGQIEVIWRLRADAWGNGYAPEAAQACLTLAAKLGIEEAIAFTAVTNRRSQRVMQKIGMECVGQFNHPTLPEGHPLRRHVLYWIGIKG; from the coding sequence ATGATTTTTCCCGCACAGACTTCCCGCCTCCTACTGCGCGCATGGAGGGAGGATGATTTCGACGCATTTGCGGCCATGAACGCAGACCCGCGCGTAATGGAGTATTTCCCCGCCCCGCTGACCCGGGAAGAGTCGGCAACATTCTTCGGGCATATCCGCGAAGAGTTCCAAACGGAAGGGTTCGGGCTTTACGCCGTGGAAAGGATTTCGGACGGGTTGCTGCTCGGCTACACAGGGCTGCACCGCGTGACGTTCGACGGACTGTGCGGCCAGATCGAGGTTATCTGGCGGCTGCGTGCCGACGCCTGGGGCAACGGCTACGCCCCGGAAGCCGCACAGGCGTGCCTTACGCTCGCGGCAAAACTCGGCATCGAGGAGGCGATAGCCTTCACCGCCGTCACCAACCGGCGCTCGCAGCGGGTCATGCAAAAAATCGGCATGGAGTGCGTGGGCCAGTTCAACCACCCTACCCTGCCGGAAGGACATCCCCTGCGGAGGCATGTGCTTTACTGGATCGGAATCAAGGGATAG
- a CDS encoding decarboxylase, producing the protein MKDKYIDLIEQTFDFPQDEFSVEDNELNFHDIPLMELIKQYGTPLKITYLPKISQQINRAKRMFNVAMAKVDYKGSYNYCYCTKSSHFSFVLEEAMKNDVHLETSSAYDIHIINALYDGGIIDKDRYIICNGFKRPQYVENIAQLVNDGFVNTIPVLDNKEELDLFEDAFTKKCKVGIRIACEEEPKFEFYTSRLGIRYNDIIDFYKAKLKNSKKFQLKMLHFFINTGIKDTAYYWNELSKCMNVYCELKAICPELDSLNIGGGFPIKNSLNFEYDYEYLTEEIIAQIKNICHRNDTEEPNIFTEFGSFTVGESGAALYSIVNQKQQNDRENWYMIDSSFITTLPDTWGINQRYIMLAVNNWDREYQRVLLGGLTCDSEDFYNAESHTNAIFLPKLEPGNTQYIGFFHTGAYQESLGGFGGIQHCLIPAPKHIIIDRDKSDNEYYTRLFAKEQSYRSMLRILGY; encoded by the coding sequence ATGAAAGACAAGTACATCGACCTCATCGAACAGACGTTCGACTTCCCGCAGGATGAGTTCTCGGTCGAAGACAACGAGTTGAATTTCCATGACATCCCGCTCATGGAACTGATCAAACAGTACGGTACGCCGCTCAAGATAACGTACCTGCCGAAGATCTCGCAACAGATCAACCGCGCCAAGCGCATGTTCAACGTGGCGATGGCGAAGGTCGACTACAAAGGCTCGTACAACTATTGTTACTGCACCAAGTCGAGCCATTTCTCGTTCGTACTGGAGGAGGCCATGAAGAACGACGTCCACCTGGAAACGTCGTCGGCATACGACATACATATAATCAATGCGCTCTACGACGGCGGCATCATCGACAAAGACCGTTACATCATCTGCAACGGGTTCAAGCGCCCGCAGTACGTGGAGAACATCGCCCAGCTGGTGAACGACGGCTTCGTCAACACGATCCCCGTGCTGGACAACAAGGAGGAGCTCGACCTGTTCGAGGACGCCTTCACCAAGAAATGCAAGGTCGGCATCCGCATCGCCTGCGAGGAGGAACCCAAGTTCGAGTTCTACACCTCGCGGCTGGGTATCCGCTACAACGACATCATCGACTTCTACAAGGCCAAGCTCAAGAACAGCAAGAAGTTCCAGCTCAAGATGCTGCATTTCTTCATCAACACGGGCATCAAGGACACGGCCTACTACTGGAACGAGTTGTCGAAGTGCATGAACGTCTACTGCGAACTCAAAGCCATCTGCCCCGAGTTGGACAGCCTCAACATCGGCGGCGGGTTCCCCATCAAGAACTCGCTCAACTTCGAGTACGACTACGAATACCTGACCGAGGAGATCATCGCCCAGATCAAGAACATCTGCCACCGCAACGACACGGAGGAACCCAACATCTTCACCGAGTTCGGGTCGTTCACCGTAGGCGAAAGCGGCGCGGCGCTCTACTCGATCGTCAACCAGAAACAGCAGAACGACCGCGAGAACTGGTACATGATCGACTCGTCGTTCATCACTACCCTGCCCGACACGTGGGGCATCAACCAGCGTTACATCATGCTGGCGGTGAACAACTGGGACCGCGAATACCAGCGCGTGCTGCTCGGGGGGCTGACCTGCGACAGCGAGGATTTCTACAACGCCGAATCGCACACCAACGCCATCTTCCTGCCCAAGCTCGAACCCGGCAACACGCAATACATCGGGTTCTTCCACACGGGTGCCTACCAGGAGTCGCTGGGCGGTTTCGGCGGCATCCAGCACTGCCTGATCCCGGCACCGAAGCACATCATCATCGACCGCGACAAGAGCGACAACGAATATTATACGAGGCTCTTCGCCAAGGAGCAATCCTACCGCTCGATGCTGAGGATACTCGGCTACTAA
- a CDS encoding RNA recognition motif domain-containing protein yields MNIYVSHLSWGTKGDSLQNLFSQYGEVSSANVITDRETGRSRGFGFVEMPNDAEGQAAIDALDGTDFEGKTIGVNVAKPKADRPAGGYGGGNRGGGYGGGYGGNRRY; encoded by the coding sequence ATGAACATTTATGTTTCACACCTGAGCTGGGGTACGAAAGGCGACAGCTTGCAGAACCTTTTCTCACAGTACGGCGAGGTATCCTCGGCTAACGTAATCACCGACCGCGAAACGGGCCGCTCGCGTGGCTTCGGCTTCGTAGAGATGCCCAACGATGCCGAAGGCCAGGCTGCGATCGACGCGCTCGACGGCACCGACTTCGAAGGCAAGACCATCGGGGTCAATGTCGCAAAACCGAAGGCCGACAGGCCTGCCGGCGGTTACGGCGGCGGCAACCGTGGCGGCGGCTACGGCGGCGGCTACGGCGGCAACAGGAGATACTGA
- a CDS encoding DUF6377 domain-containing protein, giving the protein MKRFSLILLSLLVCSAAARGGDAMPGDLLRTLNAAIDSSEVYTGYKKARIEELRLRKTGARSTEDIYRINCEIIDNYESFLCDSAEYYVLQNIRIARSLGNPDHLSESRLRLAFLYSLSGLFLQANDIFRSIDYGRLPADQKCRYYWNSIRYYENLIKYTNDSQLSDEYKGEIGRCRDSLLSLLPAGSTDWQTERAFQLMEQGQPDGALEIFEGIFRSRDPQTHPYAMGAMCLAKAYGQAGDSAMEERYLILAATMDIRLAVKENEALLALATRLFEKGDIDRAYSYISYALNDANFYNSRFKNTVIARLYPIIESSYLYKLDKQRHNLRFYSTMSSLLVLALAIALFFYFRQTKVISRARRELAALTQELISLNRNLDEANLVKERYLGYFMNQCAIYINKLDKYRRDINLKIRNKQFDRLHDLSLQAPGREEEELCRNFDRAFLNLYPNFVEKFNALLNPRSRYTPEEGRLNTELRIFALIRLGVSDVNQIADFLRCSPQTIYNYKSKIKKAALNGGDNFEETVRKLGSLSLDAFPSCLPTDNA; this is encoded by the coding sequence ATGAAACGATTCTCCCTCATACTCCTTTCCCTGTTGGTTTGTTCGGCTGCTGCCCGGGGCGGTGACGCTATGCCGGGCGACTTGCTGCGGACGCTCAATGCGGCGATCGACAGCAGCGAAGTCTATACCGGCTATAAAAAGGCGCGCATCGAGGAGCTGCGGCTGCGCAAGACCGGTGCCCGGAGTACGGAGGACATCTACCGGATCAACTGTGAGATCATCGACAACTACGAATCCTTCCTGTGCGACTCGGCCGAATATTACGTCCTGCAGAATATCCGGATCGCCCGCAGCCTCGGCAACCCGGATCATCTCTCCGAGAGCAGGCTGCGGCTGGCGTTCCTCTACTCTCTTTCGGGGCTTTTCCTGCAGGCCAACGACATTTTCCGGTCTATCGACTACGGGCGGCTGCCTGCCGACCAGAAATGCCGCTATTACTGGAACTCGATCCGCTATTACGAGAACCTGATAAAATACACCAACGACAGCCAGCTGTCGGACGAATATAAGGGGGAGATCGGCCGCTGCCGCGATTCGCTGTTGTCGCTGCTGCCCGCCGGTTCCACGGACTGGCAGACCGAGCGGGCTTTCCAGCTCATGGAGCAGGGGCAGCCGGACGGGGCGCTCGAAATCTTCGAGGGCATATTCCGTTCGCGCGATCCCCAGACCCATCCCTATGCCATGGGGGCGATGTGCCTGGCCAAAGCCTACGGGCAGGCGGGCGACAGCGCGATGGAGGAACGCTACCTGATCCTGGCCGCCACGATGGACATACGCCTTGCGGTGAAAGAGAACGAGGCGCTGCTCGCGCTGGCCACGCGCCTGTTCGAAAAGGGCGACATCGACCGGGCATACTCCTATATCTCCTATGCGCTGAACGATGCCAATTTCTACAATTCCCGTTTCAAGAACACCGTGATCGCGCGCCTCTATCCGATCATCGAGAGCAGCTACCTCTATAAACTCGACAAGCAGCGGCACAACCTGCGCTTCTATTCCACCATGTCGAGCCTGCTGGTGCTGGCCCTGGCCATCGCGCTGTTTTTCTATTTCCGCCAGACGAAGGTCATTTCGCGTGCCCGGCGGGAGCTGGCGGCGCTTACGCAGGAGCTCATCAGCCTGAACCGCAACCTCGACGAAGCGAACCTGGTCAAGGAGCGTTACCTGGGTTATTTCATGAACCAGTGCGCCATCTATATCAACAAACTGGACAAATACCGCCGCGATATAAACCTGAAGATCAGGAATAAACAATTCGACCGTCTGCATGACCTTTCGTTGCAGGCCCCCGGCAGGGAGGAAGAGGAGCTGTGCCGCAATTTCGACAGGGCCTTCCTGAACCTCTATCCCAATTTCGTGGAGAAATTCAACGCCCTGCTCAACCCCCGGAGCCGCTATACGCCCGAAGAAGGGCGCCTCAACACCGAGCTGCGCATCTTTGCGCTGATCCGGCTCGGGGTTTCCGACGTGAACCAGATCGCCGATTTCCTGCGCTGTTCGCCGCAGACGATCTATAATTACAAGAGCAAAATCAAGAAAGCCGCGCTCAACGGCGGCGACAATTTCGAGGAAACGGTTCGCAAACTCGGTTCCCTTTCGCTCGATGCGTTTCCATCCTGTTTGCCGACCGACAATGCATAG
- the cdaA gene encoding diadenylate cyclase CdaA translates to MGFVPFTFVDFIDIILVAVIMYWIYRMTKGTNAPYILSGIIAIYLLWVVVRTLNMELLSTILGQLISVGAIALIIVFQPELRRFLQVIGMRQKHFNFITRIFSTGDDTVQTNVVPIVTACREMSETKTGALIVIGQQSDLRLIAEGGIALDAKVSTSLLKNIFFKNAPLHDGAVLIEGDRIVAAKCILPVTQSDVPKSYGTRHRAAIGMSEISDAIIIVVSEETGGISIAQGGELRRNIDPVRLQQTLQRYLTINTRKRSKKEVAE, encoded by the coding sequence ATGGGTTTCGTTCCGTTCACATTCGTCGATTTCATAGACATCATCCTGGTCGCCGTGATCATGTACTGGATCTACCGCATGACCAAAGGCACCAACGCGCCCTATATCCTCTCGGGGATCATCGCCATCTACCTGCTGTGGGTGGTGGTGCGGACGCTCAACATGGAACTGCTGTCGACGATACTCGGACAGCTGATCTCGGTCGGGGCCATTGCGCTGATCATCGTATTCCAACCCGAACTGCGGCGGTTCCTGCAGGTGATCGGGATGCGCCAGAAGCACTTCAATTTCATCACCCGCATCTTCTCGACGGGTGACGACACGGTGCAGACCAACGTCGTGCCGATCGTCACGGCCTGCCGCGAAATGTCGGAAACGAAAACCGGTGCGCTGATCGTCATCGGCCAGCAGAGCGACCTGCGGCTGATCGCCGAGGGCGGCATCGCCCTCGACGCCAAGGTTTCGACGTCGTTGTTAAAAAACATATTTTTCAAGAACGCCCCCCTGCACGACGGCGCCGTACTGATCGAAGGCGACCGCATCGTGGCTGCAAAGTGCATCCTGCCGGTGACGCAGAGCGACGTCCCGAAATCCTACGGCACACGCCACCGCGCCGCGATCGGCATGAGCGAAATCTCGGACGCAATCATCATCGTCGTCTCGGAGGAGACGGGCGGCATCTCGATTGCGCAGGGCGGGGAGCTCCGCCGCAACATCGACCCCGTGCGTCTGCAGCAGACCCTGCAACGCTATCTGACGATCAACACCCGCAAGCGCTCGAAAAAAGAGGTGGCCGAGTAA
- a CDS encoding cold-shock protein → MAKRITTGKRDREKLKEQKRQEKQKRKDERKSGGTSSFEDMIAYVDENGILHTTPQDVKPKTEIDVSQIEISTPKQEEMEILPSTGRVEYFTASKGYGFIKDADSGEKYFFHISSAPDTIAEGDKVTFEIERGTRGLAAVRISIINKQ, encoded by the coding sequence ATGGCAAAACGAATAACGACAGGTAAAAGAGACCGGGAAAAGCTCAAGGAGCAAAAACGACAGGAAAAGCAAAAACGCAAGGACGAACGCAAAAGCGGCGGTACGAGTTCTTTCGAGGATATGATAGCCTATGTGGACGAGAACGGCATACTGCACACCACGCCCCAGGATGTCAAACCCAAGACGGAGATAGACGTCTCGCAGATCGAGATTTCGACACCCAAACAGGAGGAAATGGAAATACTGCCCTCCACAGGGCGCGTCGAGTATTTCACCGCCTCGAAAGGCTACGGCTTCATAAAGGATGCCGACAGCGGCGAAAAATACTTTTTCCACATCTCTTCCGCACCTGACACCATTGCCGAAGGAGACAAAGTCACATTTGAAATTGAACGCGGGACGCGCGGATTGGCCGCAGTACGTATATCAATCATAAACAAACAATAA